From Levilactobacillus zymae, a single genomic window includes:
- a CDS encoding GNAT family N-acetyltransferase: MLLRQATMADLPEIEAIIRDGRDLLAAQSIDQWQGIYPNTAVLVDDIHQGWTVVLEENHEILGTAAIIPGVDPTYREIDGQWLTHDASYLAIHRVAVSAHHHGRGLAGELFQRLFTQIDQAANIESIRIDTHPHNLAMQHIIKKNGFSETGKIDLDSVGLTGVQDFAYERLTAHIKPEHLVQTTLA; encoded by the coding sequence ATGCTGTTACGACAAGCTACTATGGCTGATTTACCAGAAATCGAAGCAATTATTCGGGACGGACGCGACCTTTTGGCGGCGCAATCCATTGACCAATGGCAGGGAATTTACCCGAACACGGCGGTCTTAGTTGACGACATTCACCAGGGGTGGACGGTTGTCTTGGAGGAAAATCATGAAATTTTAGGGACGGCGGCCATTATTCCTGGCGTTGACCCAACGTATCGTGAAATTGACGGTCAGTGGCTGACGCATGATGCGTCCTACTTGGCAATTCACCGGGTAGCCGTTTCAGCCCACCATCACGGCCGCGGGTTAGCCGGGGAACTATTCCAACGGTTATTTACGCAGATCGATCAGGCGGCTAATATCGAAAGTATTCGGATCGATACGCACCCGCACAACCTGGCAATGCAACACATTATTAAGAAAAATGGCTTTAGTGAAACGGGGAAAATCGACTTGGATAGCGTGGGGTTAACGGGCGTGCAAGACTTTGCCTACGAACGCTTGACGGCCCACATCAAGCCGGAACACTTGGTCCAAACGACGCTGGCTTAA
- a CDS encoding MerR family transcriptional regulator encodes MKMNLTELAHSAHVDESRVEEYVKNGLLGSNHSTVEFDDSDLYWIDMIQCFQENGTSLSDLSGLMPRCRQAQSKMTQLN; translated from the coding sequence ATGAAGATGAACTTGACTGAACTGGCGCATTCAGCGCATGTCGATGAGAGCCGTGTCGAGGAGTACGTCAAGAACGGACTGTTAGGTTCCAACCATTCAACCGTGGAATTTGACGATTCCGATCTGTATTGGATCGATATGATTCAGTGTTTTCAGGAAAATGGGACGTCTTTAAGTGACTTATCTGGCTTGATGCCGCGTTGTCGGCAGGCCCAGTCTAAGATGACGCAATTGAATTAG
- a CDS encoding cation diffusion facilitator family transporter, which yields MEKSGLTGGRFLLVTVLNVVITVFELLGGILSGSLSLLSDAFHNLGDALSVILSYVAHRIGGRRQTRQNTFGYRRVEILTALLNSGLLILVSVGLGVEAVRRLLHPQPVKGDVMLLVAVISFAANLLSTLLLNQGAKHNLNIRATYLHLLSDALASIGVIVGAVLITFWQISWVDPLISLLVAVYIIYESWPIVKQTFDILMEGAPRLDYEAIAHDICALPQIEGVHHLHAWQIDENNVVFSVHVNMADLPLSQVEPVYRQIEALLCHKYNVNHVTIQAECHRGKDESLFLQTK from the coding sequence ATGGAGAAGAGTGGATTGACGGGTGGTCGGTTTTTACTCGTCACCGTCTTGAATGTGGTAATCACCGTATTTGAATTATTGGGAGGAATCCTTTCGGGGAGTCTGTCATTACTTTCGGATGCCTTTCATAATTTAGGGGATGCCCTATCCGTCATTTTGAGCTACGTGGCCCACCGAATTGGTGGTCGCCGGCAGACTCGGCAGAACACCTTCGGCTACCGACGCGTAGAGATTTTGACCGCCTTGCTAAACTCGGGGTTGCTGATCTTGGTGTCCGTTGGACTGGGTGTTGAAGCCGTCCGTCGATTGTTGCATCCGCAACCGGTCAAGGGCGATGTGATGCTCCTGGTGGCGGTGATTAGCTTCGCGGCCAACTTGTTGTCTACGTTGCTCTTGAATCAAGGGGCGAAACACAACCTCAATATTCGGGCGACCTACCTGCATTTGCTCAGCGATGCCTTGGCATCGATTGGCGTGATTGTGGGGGCCGTCTTGATCACCTTTTGGCAGATCAGCTGGGTGGATCCGCTGATTAGTTTACTGGTGGCGGTGTACATCATTTATGAGTCCTGGCCGATTGTCAAACAGACCTTCGATATCCTGATGGAAGGCGCCCCACGGCTCGATTATGAGGCGATTGCCCACGATATTTGCGCATTACCTCAGATTGAAGGGGTGCATCATCTGCATGCCTGGCAGATTGACGAAAATAACGTGGTATTCTCCGTGCACGTCAACATGGCGGACCTACCGCTAAGTCAGGTTGAGCCGGTTTACCGGCAGATCGAAGCGTTACTGTGTCACAAGTACAACGTGAATCACGTTACGATTCAGGCGGAGTGCCACCGTGGTAAGGATGAATCGTTGTTTTTACAAACAAAATGA
- a CDS encoding AzlC family ABC transporter permease, with the protein MTPDLSFRAGLRDVLPTVFGYIGVGLAFGIVANTSHLSLLMVAGLSFIVYAGSAQFIITSMLVAHDPLSAIMLSTFLVNSRMILMSTSLAQAFRHESLTKNLLLGSLVTDETFALAMNKQNQTHGKLSFAWQSAANVVAYLVWGVATIAGAILGSFITNPTQFGFDFALTAMFIGLVYLQLISDKHLGLTRQLLVMAFVALAYYGALRVLDSNFALLTATVLGCLFGMELKKCH; encoded by the coding sequence ATGACGCCTGACCTTTCCTTTCGCGCCGGTCTACGAGACGTTCTCCCCACCGTTTTTGGCTATATCGGGGTGGGGCTCGCCTTTGGCATCGTCGCCAATACCAGTCACCTCAGCCTCCTGATGGTGGCCGGGCTTTCCTTTATCGTCTACGCGGGATCCGCTCAGTTTATCATCACCAGTATGCTGGTGGCTCACGACCCATTATCGGCCATCATGCTCTCCACGTTTCTGGTCAATTCCCGCATGATCTTAATGAGTACCAGTCTCGCTCAGGCCTTTCGTCACGAATCGCTGACCAAAAACCTCTTGCTGGGCTCATTAGTGACCGACGAGACCTTCGCGCTCGCCATGAACAAGCAGAACCAAACTCACGGCAAGCTGAGTTTCGCCTGGCAATCTGCCGCTAACGTGGTCGCCTACCTGGTCTGGGGCGTGGCCACCATCGCGGGTGCCATCCTGGGGAGTTTTATCACGAACCCCACCCAGTTTGGGTTCGACTTCGCCCTAACCGCCATGTTTATCGGGCTGGTTTACCTGCAGTTGATTAGCGATAAGCACCTCGGCTTGACCCGGCAATTACTCGTCATGGCCTTCGTGGCACTAGCCTACTACGGGGCTTTACGCGTTTTAGATAGCAACTTCGCCCTCTTGACGGCGACCGTCTTAGGGTGTCTCTTCGGAATGGAGCTGAAAAAATGTCATTAA
- a CDS encoding GNAT family N-acetyltransferase, whose protein sequence is MNLIYDEMALTDLEDVPGPDLLEVITAAYRTRTYLSGAATTVVAEAQGQVVGVAFGYPGEHEDVVDDVMADLTAANAAFDGSYEPEAEARPGEWYLDSLAVDPRYQGRGIGRQLLQAMPWYARRDRQTVIGLNVDQDNPGALRLYERMGYRITGTQIIGDHVYDHMQLQIGRPVRVMNA, encoded by the coding sequence ATGAACTTGATTTATGATGAGATGGCACTGACCGATCTTGAGGACGTGCCAGGCCCCGACTTGCTGGAGGTCATCACGGCAGCTTACCGTACCCGGACATACTTGTCCGGGGCGGCAACTACGGTGGTGGCCGAGGCCCAGGGCCAAGTTGTCGGGGTAGCCTTTGGTTATCCTGGTGAACATGAAGACGTCGTCGATGACGTGATGGCGGATTTGACCGCCGCAAATGCGGCTTTTGACGGGTCCTACGAACCGGAAGCGGAAGCTCGCCCGGGGGAATGGTACCTGGACTCACTGGCCGTCGACCCCCGCTATCAGGGACGAGGCATTGGCCGGCAATTATTACAAGCCATGCCGTGGTATGCACGCCGTGACCGCCAGACCGTGATTGGGTTGAACGTGGACCAGGACAATCCGGGGGCGTTACGCCTATATGAACGGATGGGTTACCGGATTACGGGGACCCAGATTATTGGGGACCACGTTTACGATCACATGCAGTTACAGATCGGTCGACCGGTTCGTGTGATGAACGCTTAA
- a CDS encoding AzlD domain-containing protein: MSLTLPELWVILGCGAVTLISRTLPFALVQRMQLPAAVIDFLSFVPIAIMTALCCQSLFVAHAGHWATLNLANCYAAIPATLAGIFTKSLLVVVVVGIMAMALIRYFHFG; encoded by the coding sequence ATGTCATTAACTTTACCAGAACTGTGGGTCATCTTAGGCTGCGGCGCCGTAACGCTGATCTCCCGCACCCTCCCTTTCGCCCTAGTCCAACGGATGCAGCTTCCCGCGGCGGTCATCGACTTTTTAAGTTTCGTGCCCATTGCCATTATGACCGCCCTGTGCTGTCAAAGCCTTTTCGTGGCCCACGCTGGTCATTGGGCCACGCTGAACCTCGCCAATTGCTACGCGGCCATCCCCGCCACCCTGGCCGGAATCTTCACTAAGAGTCTCTTGGTGGTTGTGGTAGTTGGCATCATGGCCATGGCGTTAATTCGTTACTTTCACTTTGGTTAA
- a CDS encoding RluA family pseudouridine synthase codes for MKLSWAVTAPVTSMKRFLSQQGISHRGYSDLKQRGIIWVNGRNVDATVQLQVGDEVTVILPPEVADPEVAVSTAPITVLFSNRDWVIVDKPAGLNVVPGPANRTDTLVNRLKGAWQAENAENRVPHIVTRLDRYTSGLVWVARHRLANSLASQMQAAHTVEKRYLAVVSGQLTADHEVIDAPLAPDPTGYNQMVSPAGKPARTEYWVQERFANATLVRVQLHTGRTHQIRAHFASLGHPLVGDELYHGPFLGGMQRQALHAASLAFTDPFTQETRQFPSPVPADWQALVTALRQ; via the coding sequence ATGAAGTTATCCTGGGCCGTTACGGCACCCGTTACGAGTATGAAACGTTTTTTAAGTCAGCAGGGAATCAGTCACCGGGGTTATAGTGATTTGAAACAACGGGGGATTATTTGGGTCAATGGCCGTAACGTCGATGCGACCGTCCAACTCCAAGTAGGAGATGAGGTCACCGTAATTTTACCGCCCGAGGTGGCGGACCCCGAGGTGGCCGTGAGCACCGCACCGATTACCGTGCTGTTCAGCAATCGGGATTGGGTGATTGTCGATAAGCCGGCGGGACTCAACGTGGTTCCTGGGCCGGCGAACCGCACCGATACCCTAGTGAACCGGTTAAAGGGTGCTTGGCAGGCGGAAAATGCCGAGAATCGGGTACCGCACATCGTGACCCGGCTGGACCGCTATACCAGTGGTTTGGTGTGGGTGGCCCGGCATCGCTTGGCGAATAGCTTAGCCAGTCAGATGCAGGCGGCTCACACGGTGGAAAAGCGGTACCTGGCCGTGGTTAGCGGCCAATTGACCGCCGATCATGAGGTGATTGACGCACCGTTAGCCCCTGATCCAACCGGGTATAATCAGATGGTTTCCCCAGCCGGTAAGCCGGCTAGAACCGAGTACTGGGTGCAGGAACGGTTCGCCAACGCGACGTTGGTGCGCGTTCAGTTGCACACGGGACGGACACACCAAATCCGCGCCCACTTTGCTTCGTTGGGCCACCCACTAGTGGGCGATGAGTTATATCATGGGCCGTTTTTGGGCGGGATGCAGCGCCAAGCGTTACACGCGGCATCGTTGGCCTTTACGGATCCATTTACTCAGGAAACGCGGCAATTCCCCAGCCCGGTACCGGCGGACTGGCAAGCATTAGTGACCGCTTTACGGCAATAG
- a CDS encoding DUF1003 domain-containing protein: protein MTAGEQLTCLVDQQPIALESSLQLSELDANLRNRIKRDYPQAKVTDYICGHHLLKYRLDRVDAMINADLKQTQKINHKLTRALQSDDYDVVDVNEILKNSLTFGQKVSDDVARFGGSWGFIFVFMFVLLGWMIVNGLHLFGVNFDNYPFILLNLVLSCVAAIQAPIIMMSQNRSADRDRMMAENDYHVNLKSEHELRLLHAKVDHLAQNQLPHTMEIERFQLEILGEIRQELAELREANQKTPPTR from the coding sequence ATGACAGCGGGGGAGCAACTTACTTGTTTGGTTGATCAGCAGCCAATTGCGTTGGAAAGTAGTTTACAATTATCGGAACTCGATGCTAACTTACGAAACCGAATTAAGCGGGATTATCCGCAGGCTAAGGTGACGGACTATATTTGCGGGCACCACCTGCTGAAGTATCGTTTGGATCGGGTGGATGCCATGATCAACGCGGATTTAAAACAGACCCAGAAGATTAACCATAAATTGACGCGCGCTTTGCAGAGCGACGATTACGACGTGGTGGACGTGAATGAAATCTTAAAAAACAGCCTGACGTTCGGTCAGAAGGTTTCCGATGACGTGGCCCGTTTTGGCGGTTCCTGGGGATTTATTTTTGTATTCATGTTCGTTTTACTCGGCTGGATGATTGTGAACGGGCTACACCTATTTGGGGTGAATTTTGACAACTACCCCTTCATTCTGTTAAATTTAGTACTTAGTTGTGTGGCCGCGATTCAGGCGCCCATCATTATGATGAGTCAGAACCGCTCGGCGGACCGGGATCGGATGATGGCCGAAAACGACTATCACGTGAACTTGAAGTCCGAACACGAATTACGTCTCTTGCACGCGAAGGTGGACCATCTGGCCCAAAACCAGTTGCCCCACACCATGGAAATTGAACGGTTTCAATTGGAAATTCTCGGTGAAATTCGTCAAGAACTGGCAGAATTACGCGAAGCAAATCAAAAGACGCCACCAACACGGTAA
- a CDS encoding glycine cleavage system H protein (lipoate-binding), which yields MIDRLETSADALWLTPQAPGVVRLGFADNGRELVGPVKRLTWKIQTGHVNLGDPFLEVEGTTETLVLRFPLAGRIKQINTDLAAHPDWLDTHNDARDWMVDLDDE from the coding sequence ATGATTGATCGGTTAGAAACCAGTGCCGATGCGTTATGGTTAACCCCGCAAGCACCGGGCGTCGTCCGGCTTGGCTTTGCGGATAATGGGCGTGAGTTGGTGGGTCCCGTTAAGCGATTGACGTGGAAAATCCAAACGGGTCACGTGAATTTGGGGGATCCCTTTTTAGAAGTTGAAGGGACCACGGAGACCTTAGTTCTGCGGTTTCCATTAGCCGGGCGGATTAAGCAAATCAATACCGACCTGGCGGCCCACCCCGACTGGCTAGACACGCACAATGATGCGCGTGACTGGATGGTTGATTTAGATGATGAATAG
- a CDS encoding MerR family transcriptional regulator: MLTNKMTNLIKKIPIDGVTLGIGDVSRATGVAQSKLRYWESKGYIQSRTVTDNSNRKFTYKTMLQVQLIKSYLADGYTLTSAVKQARQRDVYLDALRSFFEDRFINLEVTDHTAMVDLGQFDPDPTKHLVAKREATGWHFQLVDAEN, encoded by the coding sequence ATGCTCACCAATAAAATGACCAATCTGATAAAAAAGATTCCGATTGATGGGGTAACTCTGGGGATTGGCGATGTTTCTCGGGCCACGGGCGTTGCCCAAAGTAAGCTAAGGTATTGGGAAAGTAAGGGGTACATTCAAAGTCGGACGGTGACGGATAATAGTAATCGCAAGTTTACGTACAAAACGATGCTACAGGTCCAATTGATTAAAAGTTATTTGGCCGATGGCTATACGTTAACCAGTGCGGTAAAACAGGCCCGCCAACGGGACGTTTACCTAGACGCACTCCGGTCGTTTTTTGAGGACCGGTTTATCAATCTAGAGGTGACGGATCACACGGCGATGGTGGACTTAGGTCAGTTTGATCCGGACCCCACGAAGCACCTGGTTGCCAAACGCGAAGCAACGGGCTGGCACTTTCAACTCGTCGACGCGGAAAATTAG
- a CDS encoding DUF4811 domain-containing protein codes for MILVTLVLSAILAFVCYVYITNRWLANGLPLLMIIGVMVSTLFIVKNDHDHYGMHNVTETTSTKIYSASPSKQMPLMLYQSVGTADKHRVYVYKTSANAKKTAHTTAKVTTKNVVKRTSGKNRIVTKKTYREYRNGTFKFWFGLADNGHQYVKETNTIYINKNWTVLSASQAKKLQKLVQSKSYQAQQKTAAKAYVQKQVMAAMTKDPTMSAAQRQKVIKQATAAYQAQAMQHLLQQIKN; via the coding sequence ATGATTCTGGTAACCTTAGTTTTATCGGCGATTCTCGCCTTCGTTTGTTACGTCTACATCACCAACCGCTGGCTAGCAAACGGGCTGCCCCTCCTGATGATCATTGGAGTCATGGTCAGCACCCTGTTCATCGTGAAAAACGACCACGACCACTACGGGATGCACAACGTGACGGAAACCACGAGCACCAAGATTTACTCCGCTTCTCCTTCCAAACAGATGCCACTGATGTTGTATCAATCCGTCGGCACGGCCGACAAGCACCGGGTCTACGTCTATAAGACCAGTGCCAACGCCAAAAAGACGGCGCACACCACGGCCAAGGTCACCACGAAAAACGTGGTCAAGCGCACGTCCGGTAAGAACCGGATCGTCACCAAGAAGACCTACCGTGAATACCGGAACGGCACCTTTAAGTTCTGGTTCGGATTGGCTGACAACGGCCACCAGTACGTGAAGGAAACCAACACAATTTACATTAATAAGAACTGGACTGTCCTGAGCGCATCACAAGCTAAGAAGCTGCAGAAACTAGTGCAGTCCAAGAGCTACCAGGCTCAGCAAAAGACGGCCGCTAAAGCGTACGTCCAAAAGCAGGTCATGGCAGCCATGACCAAGGACCCGACGATGAGTGCCGCTCAACGGCAAAAGGTGATTAAGCAGGCCACGGCCGCTTACCAAGCCCAAGCCATGCAACACTTACTGCAACAGATTAAGAACTAA
- a CDS encoding MDR family MFS transporter yields the protein MGNALDTNGKSYNRTLLVVLLLVGSFCTVLNQTILSTAFPTLMKAFDVSTSTVQWLTTGFLLVNGIMIPISAWLINTISSKWLYIGAMSIFLAGTILCWTALNFPMLLIGRLVQAVGVGVSMPLLQTMMLTIFPANKRGTAMGLAGIVIGLAPAIGPTLSGWVIDNWTWRDLFGMIIPIVAVVLIASFWVMRSVLETKREPLDVWSVILSTIGFGSMLYGFSSVGDDGWGSTIVLTTLIVGVIFVALFIWRQLVMDDPFLNFRVYKSKEFTVSAILSSVVMMAMVGVEMVIPLYLQMVKDMSAFHSGLTLLAGALMMGVMSPITGRAFDRFGAKRLALMGMFLLTVGTIPFAWITKDSATIYIVILYAVRMFGIAMVMMPATTAGMNALPMNMISHGTAVNNTQRQVASSVGTAIMVSVLTNVTKNGMPAKHVLTTNPLSYANQAINATLSGYHAAFWIAIGFSVVALIVAMFLKGNRNHSTHLADEDAQQGGAA from the coding sequence TTGGGAAATGCACTTGATACCAACGGCAAGTCCTATAATCGGACGTTACTTGTCGTTCTCCTATTGGTCGGTTCATTCTGTACGGTCTTAAATCAAACGATTTTATCGACCGCCTTTCCGACCTTAATGAAGGCATTCGACGTATCCACGTCAACCGTCCAATGGTTGACAACGGGATTCTTGCTGGTTAACGGGATTATGATCCCCATCAGCGCTTGGCTGATTAACACCATCAGTTCCAAGTGGCTCTACATTGGCGCGATGTCCATCTTCTTAGCCGGGACCATCCTGTGCTGGACGGCGCTTAACTTTCCGATGCTTTTGATCGGACGGCTGGTCCAAGCCGTCGGGGTCGGGGTGTCGATGCCGTTACTGCAAACCATGATGCTGACCATCTTCCCCGCTAACAAACGGGGAACGGCCATGGGGTTAGCCGGCATCGTAATCGGCCTAGCCCCCGCAATTGGCCCGACCCTGTCCGGGTGGGTCATCGACAACTGGACTTGGCGGGACCTCTTCGGCATGATCATTCCGATTGTGGCCGTGGTCTTAATCGCCAGCTTCTGGGTGATGCGCAGTGTCTTGGAAACTAAGCGCGAACCGTTAGACGTGTGGTCGGTGATTCTCTCGACCATCGGGTTTGGGAGCATGTTATACGGCTTCTCCTCCGTGGGGGACGACGGTTGGGGCAGTACCATCGTGCTGACCACCCTGATTGTCGGGGTCATCTTCGTCGCCCTGTTCATCTGGCGGCAATTAGTCATGGACGATCCGTTCTTGAACTTCCGGGTTTACAAGTCTAAGGAATTCACGGTTTCGGCCATCTTAAGTTCCGTGGTCATGATGGCCATGGTCGGGGTCGAAATGGTGATCCCACTGTATCTGCAAATGGTCAAAGACATGTCCGCCTTTCATTCCGGGTTAACCCTGTTAGCCGGGGCCTTGATGATGGGGGTTATGAGTCCGATCACCGGGCGGGCCTTCGACCGGTTCGGCGCTAAGCGGCTGGCCTTAATGGGGATGTTCCTGTTAACGGTCGGGACGATTCCGTTTGCCTGGATTACCAAGGACAGTGCCACCATCTACATCGTGATCCTCTACGCCGTCCGGATGTTCGGGATTGCCATGGTCATGATGCCCGCAACCACTGCCGGGATGAACGCTCTTCCAATGAATATGATTAGTCACGGGACCGCCGTGAACAACACCCAACGGCAAGTGGCCAGTTCTGTAGGGACCGCCATCATGGTCAGCGTGTTGACTAACGTTACCAAAAACGGGATGCCGGCTAAGCACGTCTTAACCACTAATCCCCTGAGTTACGCTAACCAAGCCATTAACGCCACCTTATCCGGTTACCACGCAGCCTTCTGGATTGCCATTGGTTTCAGTGTGGTCGCCTTGATTGTGGCCATGTTCTTAAAGGGCAACCGCAATCACTCAACCCACTTAGCGGATGAAGACGCACAACAAGGAGGTGCCGCCTAA